One stretch of Streptomyces sp. A2-16 DNA includes these proteins:
- a CDS encoding DUF5819 family protein: protein MTSAVVILCLATALAHVLLVFLHVAPPNPLSRQYSRQINAWVFPLFEQNWRLFAPDPESVNREISARTMHTGPDGTVQVSGWVDLTAVDNSAVEHNAFPSHTAQNTLRRAWSSYLETHGGDDHSHSERALMIQQYLTNIAAERISGRRGGDFESVQLRVITVPIAAPAAGGPDMAAAAPKSAETRYLPWWKVTSHGN, encoded by the coding sequence GTGACGAGCGCTGTGGTGATCCTTTGCCTGGCGACGGCCCTGGCCCATGTTCTCCTCGTATTTCTGCACGTGGCCCCACCGAATCCCCTCTCCCGGCAGTACAGCCGCCAGATCAATGCATGGGTCTTCCCGCTGTTCGAGCAGAACTGGCGGCTCTTCGCGCCGGATCCCGAGTCGGTCAACCGGGAGATCTCGGCGAGGACCATGCACACCGGCCCGGACGGCACTGTCCAGGTGAGCGGCTGGGTCGATCTGACGGCCGTCGACAACTCGGCGGTGGAGCACAACGCGTTCCCGAGCCACACGGCACAGAACACGCTGCGGCGGGCTTGGAGTTCGTACTTGGAAACCCACGGTGGTGACGATCACTCTCACTCGGAGCGGGCGCTGATGATCCAGCAGTACCTGACCAACATCGCCGCAGAACGCATCTCCGGCCGTCGGGGCGGTGACTTCGAGTCGGTCCAGCTGCGGGTGATCACGGTGCCCATCGCCGCGCCTGCCGCGGGCGGGCCAGATATGGCCGCCGCCGCACCGAAGTCTGCCGAAACGCGGTATCTGCCCTGGTGGAAGGTGACCTCCCATGGAAACTGA
- a CDS encoding HTTM domain-containing protein, producing METEQVRAPHRIVAFLTGLTERPVSLYAAAVLRIGYGLLYLVFLLREFPHRDEIWGPGSPWTPELARQLFDQTGWASILTLSDSRAYFEVCYALALVTSALFMLGWRTRAVSVLFAVVVASFHARAIFMTDGGDNLILLMALYLVFTACGRRWSLDARRTCLRASAGTTPRTPMALGAEELWRFRETLTAVLHNCGMFVIAAQVCFLYGSAGLYKVQGNSWGNGTALHYVLNLDLFRPWPELSLMVDEHDVMISIACYLTVLLQVAFPFVLFGRLKYPVLTMLLGMHLGIAVIMGLPLFSGAMIIADAVFLPDRFYRSLGRLWRRTSGRPGAWSTGAPSVGGPPLVPSQSVPSSN from the coding sequence ATGGAAACTGAGCAGGTACGCGCACCACACCGGATCGTTGCGTTTCTCACCGGCCTGACCGAGCGGCCGGTCTCCCTCTACGCCGCGGCCGTCCTGCGTATCGGTTACGGACTTCTCTACCTCGTCTTCCTGTTGCGTGAGTTTCCGCACCGCGACGAGATCTGGGGCCCCGGGTCGCCGTGGACGCCCGAGCTGGCGAGGCAGCTGTTCGACCAGACGGGGTGGGCCAGCATCCTCACCCTGTCCGACAGCCGGGCGTACTTCGAGGTCTGCTACGCGTTGGCCCTCGTCACGTCCGCGCTGTTCATGCTGGGCTGGCGGACCAGAGCGGTGTCCGTGCTGTTCGCTGTCGTGGTGGCCTCGTTCCACGCCAGAGCGATCTTCATGACCGACGGGGGAGACAACCTGATCCTCCTCATGGCCCTGTACCTCGTCTTCACCGCATGCGGCAGGCGCTGGTCGCTGGATGCGCGCAGAACCTGCCTTCGGGCCTCCGCGGGCACAACGCCGCGCACACCGATGGCCCTGGGCGCAGAGGAACTCTGGCGATTTCGCGAGACGTTGACGGCGGTACTCCACAACTGCGGCATGTTCGTCATCGCGGCCCAGGTCTGCTTCCTCTACGGATCCGCCGGTCTCTACAAGGTGCAGGGCAACTCGTGGGGCAACGGCACCGCCCTCCACTACGTCCTGAACCTTGACCTGTTCCGCCCCTGGCCCGAGCTCTCGCTCATGGTGGACGAGCACGACGTAATGATCAGCATCGCCTGCTACCTGACGGTGCTCCTGCAGGTCGCGTTCCCGTTCGTCCTGTTCGGACGGCTCAAGTACCCGGTCCTGACCATGTTGTTGGGCATGCACCTGGGCATCGCCGTCATCATGGGGCTGCCCCTCTTCTCCGGCGCGATGATCATCGCGGATGCCGTGTTCCTGCCGGACCGCTTCTACCGGTCACTGGGCCGTCTGTGGCGGCGCACCAGCGGGCGGCCAGGCGCTTGGAGCACTGGGGCTCCGTCGGTCGGAGGGCCGCCACTCGTGCCGTCGCAGTCCGTACCGTCGAGCAACTGA
- a CDS encoding acyl-CoA desaturase, with protein sequence MTTNTTVRPPPSETSGSDFARLSRKIADAGLMERRPGYYAVRITVVAALYVGGWAAVALVGDSWWTLAAAGFLAVVFGQVALLAHDAAHRQVFRRRRASEASGRIAGTGVGMSYGWWQDKHTRHHANPNHEELDPDLDPDLLVWSQDQARAAKGLPRLIGRWQAFLFFPLLTLEGFNLHVSSVKALGNRSLKHRALDGALLFGHFALYLTFLLWLLPPGMAIAFVAVHQSLFGVYLGSLFAPNHKGMPILTGEDRPDFLRRQVLTSRNVRGGRFTDLALGGLNHQIEHHLFPSMPSPNLRKARTIVRRYCEELGVDYVETGLIASYRLALISLHQAGAPLRHPGVPA encoded by the coding sequence ATGACCACCAACACCACGGTCCGCCCCCCGCCCTCGGAGACGTCCGGCAGTGACTTCGCCCGACTGTCGAGAAAGATCGCCGATGCCGGCCTGATGGAGCGCCGTCCCGGCTATTACGCAGTGCGGATCACCGTAGTGGCCGCGCTCTACGTCGGTGGGTGGGCCGCCGTCGCGCTCGTCGGCGACAGCTGGTGGACCCTGGCCGCCGCCGGCTTCCTGGCCGTCGTCTTCGGCCAGGTCGCCCTGCTCGCCCATGACGCGGCCCACCGCCAGGTGTTCCGCCGGCGCCGGGCCAGCGAGGCATCCGGCCGGATCGCCGGCACCGGCGTCGGGATGAGCTACGGATGGTGGCAGGACAAGCACACCCGCCACCACGCCAACCCCAACCACGAGGAGCTCGACCCCGACCTCGACCCCGACCTGCTGGTCTGGTCCCAGGACCAGGCCCGGGCCGCCAAGGGGCTCCCCCGTCTGATCGGCCGCTGGCAGGCATTCCTGTTCTTCCCGCTCCTCACCCTGGAGGGCTTCAACCTGCACGTGTCGAGCGTGAAGGCGCTGGGCAATCGCTCGCTCAAGCACCGGGCGCTCGACGGCGCCCTGCTGTTCGGGCACTTCGCGCTCTATCTGACCTTCCTGCTCTGGCTGCTGCCGCCCGGCATGGCGATCGCCTTCGTCGCCGTCCACCAGAGCCTGTTCGGCGTCTACCTCGGCTCCCTCTTCGCGCCCAATCACAAGGGCATGCCGATCCTGACGGGCGAGGACCGACCGGACTTCCTCCGCCGCCAGGTACTCACCTCACGCAACGTGCGCGGCGGCCGGTTCACCGACCTCGCACTGGGTGGGCTGAACCACCAGATCGAGCACCACCTGTTCCCGAGCATGCCCAGCCCCAACCTGCGCAAGGCCCGGACCATCGTCCGCCGCTACTGCGAGGAACTGGGCGTGGACTACGTCGAGACCGGGCTGATCGCCTCCTACCGGCTGGCTCTCATCAGCCTCCACCAGGCGGGAGCACCGCTCAGGCACCCCGGTGTCCCCGCCTAG
- a CDS encoding Asp23/Gls24 family envelope stress response protein has translation MTENTSGRLGTAPGSRGRTTIADVVVEKIAGMAARDVPGVHALGSGFARSMGSMRERMPGAGSGKSAARGVSVEVGELQAAIDLELVVEYGVAIPDVAAAVREDVISAVERMAGREVVEVNITVSDVKLPDEEDEGEERQRIQ, from the coding sequence ATGACTGAGAACACCAGCGGCAGGCTCGGCACGGCGCCCGGTTCTCGCGGCCGCACGACCATCGCCGATGTGGTGGTGGAGAAGATCGCCGGAATGGCGGCACGGGACGTACCCGGCGTCCATGCCCTGGGCAGCGGATTCGCCCGCTCGATGGGATCCATGCGGGAGCGGATGCCCGGCGCCGGCAGCGGCAAGTCCGCCGCGCGCGGGGTCAGCGTCGAGGTCGGCGAGCTGCAGGCCGCCATCGATCTGGAGCTCGTCGTCGAATACGGCGTCGCGATCCCGGACGTGGCCGCTGCGGTGCGGGAGGACGTGATCTCCGCGGTGGAGCGGATGGCGGGCCGGGAAGTCGTGGAAGTCAACATCACGGTCAGCGACGTGAAGCTGCCCGACGAGGAGGACGAAGGGGAGGAGCGGCAGCGGATCCAGTAG
- a CDS encoding Asp23/Gls24 family envelope stress response protein translates to MSGEADRRPGVPRGERGATAVTERVVAKIAARVAREALSRFAEPVAHVPPGRRTPHVSTTVRRARERTGAGRDADSASGRQAALGEARMHITVDLGYPSDIGAQCAAVRREVTERVRAWAGVEVSYLAVSVGQLHSAHSRHTDRERVR, encoded by the coding sequence GTGAGCGGGGAAGCCGACCGGCGTCCGGGCGTCCCTCGCGGGGAGCGCGGGGCGACCGCCGTCACCGAGCGGGTCGTCGCGAAGATTGCGGCCCGGGTGGCGCGCGAGGCGCTGAGCAGGTTCGCCGAGCCGGTCGCCCACGTACCGCCCGGCCGCCGTACGCCGCACGTGAGCACAACCGTACGGCGGGCGCGGGAACGGACCGGCGCGGGACGGGACGCCGATTCCGCCTCCGGACGGCAGGCGGCACTCGGCGAGGCACGGATGCACATCACCGTCGATCTCGGCTATCCCTCCGACATCGGGGCGCAGTGCGCCGCGGTGCGCCGGGAGGTCACCGAGCGGGTCAGGGCGTGGGCCGGCGTGGAGGTGTCCTACCTCGCGGTATCGGTCGGGCAACTGCACTCGGCGCATTCGCGGCACACGGATCGGGAGCGGGTGAGATGA
- a CDS encoding DUF6286 domain-containing protein, whose translation MSANTSQQPTGGSDLSSGPGQAAPSADGTPGAAEGATEVIDGTGRSTRRFWSSRRIPAAVAALLSAVAVGFLLYDVVAVRAGRDAMRWRRRLAEELATRPLDDVWMIVGAAVAMALGLWLFVLAVTPGLRRLLPMRRPTGHPGAEDVRTGLDRRAAALVLRDRAMQVPGVRSARIDVGRRKVKARAQAHFRDLDEVRGDLDTELGEAVTSLGLARRPALAVRVRRPKKG comes from the coding sequence ATGAGCGCGAACACCTCGCAACAGCCGACCGGTGGCAGCGACCTCTCCTCCGGTCCGGGACAGGCGGCTCCGTCCGCCGACGGCACCCCAGGGGCGGCCGAGGGCGCTACCGAGGTGATCGACGGAACGGGCCGGTCGACACGCCGCTTCTGGTCGTCGCGGCGGATTCCCGCGGCCGTGGCAGCCCTGCTGTCCGCCGTGGCCGTCGGCTTTCTCCTGTACGACGTGGTCGCGGTGCGGGCGGGCCGGGATGCGATGCGCTGGCGGCGGCGGCTCGCCGAGGAACTGGCCACCCGGCCGCTGGACGACGTCTGGATGATCGTCGGGGCCGCGGTCGCGATGGCCCTCGGCCTGTGGCTCTTCGTGCTGGCGGTGACGCCGGGGCTGCGTCGGCTGCTGCCCATGCGGCGGCCGACCGGTCACCCCGGGGCGGAGGACGTCCGCACCGGGCTCGACCGCCGCGCGGCCGCCCTGGTTCTGCGCGACCGGGCCATGCAGGTGCCCGGTGTCCGGTCGGCACGGATCGATGTCGGCCGCCGCAAGGTCAAAGCCCGGGCCCAGGCGCATTTCCGCGATCTCGACGAGGTCCGCGGGGACCTGGACACCGAGCTGGGCGAAGCCGTGACGTCCTTGGGCCTGGCCCGGCGACCCGCACTGGCCGTGCGCGTCCGGCGCCCCAAGAAGGGCTGA
- the amaP gene encoding alkaline shock response membrane anchor protein AmaP, which yields MLRTVNRILLGLLGLGLFALGGGVLLGALDLQRHWDFDMPGWWPFRGPDDVLLGTWGRTRWRDEGWWWPTVIAVLVVLLALLLWWLLAQRRHRLDRVLVDSEDGVPARLDGRALETVIEEEAQALDGVSRAHVRLTGRRTAPTARVRLLLEPHADPARAVGRLSRETLAHARDSTGLDHLPSKVRLREARHRARRAT from the coding sequence GTGCTCAGGACGGTGAACCGGATACTGCTCGGGCTGCTCGGCCTCGGACTGTTCGCCCTGGGCGGCGGCGTGCTGCTGGGCGCACTGGACCTGCAGCGCCACTGGGATTTCGACATGCCGGGCTGGTGGCCCTTCCGGGGGCCGGACGATGTGCTGCTGGGCACCTGGGGACGCACCCGGTGGCGGGACGAGGGCTGGTGGTGGCCGACCGTGATCGCGGTGCTCGTCGTGCTGCTGGCCCTGCTGCTGTGGTGGCTCCTCGCGCAACGCAGGCACCGCCTGGACCGTGTCCTCGTCGACAGCGAGGACGGCGTGCCGGCCCGCCTCGACGGCCGCGCGCTGGAGACGGTCATCGAGGAAGAGGCACAGGCCCTGGACGGGGTCTCGCGGGCGCATGTCCGGCTGACGGGCCGCCGCACCGCTCCGACCGCACGTGTGCGGCTGCTGCTGGAGCCGCACGCCGATCCGGCGCGGGCTGTCGGACGACTGAGCCGGGAAACCCTCGCGCACGCGCGGGACTCGACCGGCCTGGACCACCTGCCCTCGAAGGTCCGGCTCCGGGAAGCCCGCCACCGCGCCAGACGCGCCACCTAG
- a CDS encoding anti-sigma factor antagonist — protein MPLPRLTVHRHDRRKRALITLAGAIDLESAPQVCAAPARCPSDGIRVVDAGGPTPVAFRDRSGLNAFLCTSQQAEEADGIVRPHNPPHAPGRILDLTGSGFPLPGRPLGHLPPALGYVPAPAAPALPHRSAPPVPVLTGGVR, from the coding sequence ATGCCCCTCCCACGGCTCACCGTCCACCGTCATGACCGACGGAAACGGGCACTGATCACCCTGGCCGGTGCGATCGACCTTGAATCGGCACCGCAGGTGTGCGCAGCACCGGCGCGATGCCCGAGCGACGGCATCCGCGTCGTCGATGCCGGCGGCCCCACCCCTGTGGCCTTCCGCGACCGCAGCGGCCTCAACGCCTTCCTCTGCACATCGCAGCAGGCCGAGGAAGCCGACGGGATCGTACGACCGCACAACCCGCCACACGCACCGGGGCGGATCCTCGACCTCACCGGCTCGGGGTTCCCGCTTCCGGGCCGTCCGCTCGGGCATCTGCCACCGGCTCTCGGGTACGTCCCTGCCCCGGCCGCTCCCGCCCTGCCGCACCGGAGTGCTCCGCCGGTGCCTGTCCTCACCGGCGGTGTGCGGTGA
- a CDS encoding GAF and ANTAR domain-containing protein produces MRNDSRSSRIQVLVAEQAARRGAPVGVVDVCTAAVAALPVGGAGVSAMSGNTASHPLCGSDDISEQLEELQLTLGEGPCLDAFTHGSAVLSPDLLTGALQDRWPVFADAALEAGARAVFALPLQIGAISPGVLDLYADVPTVLDPEELADALAFADLATLLLLDARIDETGARAGASGARAGASSPDHGFEDLGGYRAEIDQATGILTVQLGVGIDEAFVRLRAHAYMQGRRLADVAADVVAHRLRFSPDSEPERTDNGN; encoded by the coding sequence ATGAGGAACGACAGCCGGTCGTCCCGGATCCAGGTGCTGGTCGCCGAGCAGGCGGCCCGACGCGGCGCCCCGGTCGGTGTGGTGGACGTGTGCACCGCCGCCGTGGCCGCATTGCCGGTCGGCGGAGCCGGGGTGTCGGCGATGTCCGGGAACACCGCGAGCCATCCGCTGTGCGGCAGCGACGACATCAGCGAGCAGTTGGAGGAGCTCCAGCTCACCCTGGGCGAGGGCCCCTGCCTGGACGCCTTCACCCACGGCTCGGCCGTCCTGTCCCCCGATCTGCTGACCGGCGCGCTGCAGGACCGCTGGCCCGTGTTCGCCGACGCGGCCCTGGAAGCCGGGGCACGGGCGGTCTTCGCGCTCCCCCTGCAGATCGGGGCGATCAGCCCGGGAGTCCTGGACCTGTACGCCGACGTGCCGACCGTGCTGGACCCGGAGGAGCTGGCCGACGCGCTGGCCTTCGCCGATCTCGCGACGCTGCTCCTGCTCGACGCGCGGATCGATGAGACGGGCGCGCGGGCCGGCGCGTCGGGTGCGCGGGCCGGTGCGTCGTCACCGGACCACGGCTTCGAGGATCTGGGCGGGTACCGGGCGGAGATCGACCAGGCCACCGGCATCCTCACCGTCCAGCTCGGGGTCGGTATCGACGAAGCCTTCGTCCGGCTCCGCGCCCACGCCTACATGCAAGGGCGCCGGCTCGCCGACGTGGCCGCCGACGTGGTGGCCCACCGGCTCCGGTTCTCCCCGGACAGCGAACCGGAACGGACCGACAACGGCAACTGA
- a CDS encoding GAF and ANTAR domain-containing protein, which produces MNQQLLAKTFVELADNLVADFDLIDFLRLLTDRCVSMLDASAAGVLLADRDGKLRVMAASDEQVRLLELFQLQNDQGPCLECFSTGAPVIVPDLTREVDRWPRFVTAAHRSGFGAVQALPMRLRDETVGALNLFRAAPGPFDPPATLIAQALADVATISLLQQRSAQRSTVLNEQLQTALNSRVLIEQAKGKLAERQGIDMERAFTALRGYARAHNRRLSDVARAFIDESEPLPGLMA; this is translated from the coding sequence ATGAATCAGCAGCTCTTGGCCAAGACCTTCGTCGAGCTGGCGGACAACCTGGTCGCCGACTTCGACCTCATCGATTTCCTGCGCCTGCTGACCGACCGCTGCGTGAGCATGCTCGACGCGAGCGCCGCCGGGGTGCTGCTCGCCGACCGGGACGGCAAACTGCGCGTGATGGCCGCCTCCGACGAACAGGTGCGTCTGCTGGAGCTCTTCCAGCTCCAGAACGACCAGGGCCCCTGCCTGGAGTGCTTCAGTACCGGCGCACCGGTGATCGTCCCCGACCTGACCCGCGAGGTCGACCGCTGGCCGCGCTTCGTCACGGCGGCCCACCGCAGCGGGTTCGGTGCCGTCCAGGCCCTGCCCATGCGTCTGCGGGACGAGACCGTCGGCGCCCTGAACCTCTTCCGTGCCGCCCCCGGCCCCTTCGACCCGCCCGCCACACTCATCGCGCAGGCCCTGGCCGACGTCGCCACGATCAGCCTCCTGCAGCAACGGTCCGCCCAGCGCAGCACCGTGCTCAACGAACAGCTGCAGACCGCGCTGAACAGTCGCGTACTGATCGAACAGGCCAAGGGCAAACTCGCCGAACGCCAGGGCATCGACATGGAACGGGCCTTCACCGCCCTGCGCGGTTACGCCCGCGCGCACAACCGGCGACTGTCCGACGTGGCCCGCGCCTTCATCGACGAGTCCGAACCCCTCCCCGGACTCATGGCCTGA
- a CDS encoding PRC-barrel domain-containing protein, whose amino-acid sequence MIHAADVREWRNRDVVDNESHKIGVLEAVYVDTTTDEPAMATVRIGLPTRHRLVFVPLQDAIAGPDYVKVGYVGTLVKQSPSIGTDDVLPADQEEAIFKHYGLPYQAGAAGERQLARR is encoded by the coding sequence ATGATTCACGCAGCCGACGTCCGGGAATGGCGCAACCGCGACGTCGTCGACAACGAGTCGCACAAGATCGGTGTCCTGGAGGCGGTCTACGTGGACACCACCACCGACGAACCGGCCATGGCCACGGTACGGATCGGACTGCCCACCCGGCACCGCCTCGTTTTCGTCCCTCTCCAGGACGCGATCGCCGGGCCCGACTACGTCAAGGTCGGCTATGTCGGAACGTTGGTGAAGCAGTCCCCTTCGATCGGCACCGACGACGTCCTTCCCGCCGATCAGGAGGAAGCGATCTTCAAGCACTACGGACTGCCCTACCAGGCCGGTGCGGCCGGCGAGCGGCAACTGGCGCGCCGCTGA
- a CDS encoding ferredoxin yields the protein MSRTRTLRIDRIACTGQGLCAELLPELIGLDEWGYPVVSDKTVPDRLRAHARRAVAACPLLALHTDDDRT from the coding sequence ATGAGCCGCACCCGCACCCTGCGCATCGACCGCATCGCCTGCACGGGACAGGGCCTGTGTGCCGAACTCCTCCCCGAGCTGATCGGCCTGGACGAATGGGGATACCCCGTCGTCAGCGACAAGACCGTCCCGGACCGACTGCGTGCCCACGCCCGCCGGGCCGTCGCCGCCTGCCCGCTCCTCGCCCTGCACACGGACGACGACCGGACCTGA
- a CDS encoding NADH-ubiquinone oxidoreductase-F iron-sulfur binding region domain-containing protein, producing the protein MTSSAAARLAPHHHAPGPEDPAAARLLAGWYATGRPAALTDHLRHYGPPPTGDRTPLQLVEAVAAAGLTGRGGAGFPTARKLDAIAARHGRRVVVVNAMESEPASRKDQFLIAVAPHLVLDGAELAAVAVGADTVHVCLPRDRAAQYRQFGAAVDERRRARPNRVRLRLHALPHSYVSSESTSLVRWLNGGPARPQGGTPRTHERGVGRRPTLVQNAETLAHLALVARYGPAWFRQAGTPDEPGTLLVTVSGAVRAPAVLEVALGTPLATVLDQADGATQPLRAVLLGGFAGTWLPAAHLRTPLTRHDLAPLGATPGAGVLVALPESSCGLAETARVLTYLAAHSARQCGPCRLGLPAVAEDFTALATGRADSALLSRLRHRVGLLPDRGACRHPDGAARLAASALHAFADDVDHHLAHGTCPAAHQPPRLPVPPATATETWR; encoded by the coding sequence ATGACGTCGTCGGCCGCGGCACGACTCGCGCCCCACCACCACGCCCCCGGACCAGAAGATCCGGCCGCCGCCCGGCTGCTGGCAGGGTGGTACGCCACAGGCCGGCCGGCCGCACTGACCGATCACCTGAGGCACTACGGGCCACCCCCCACCGGCGACCGCACCCCCCTGCAACTGGTGGAGGCCGTGGCAGCGGCCGGGCTCACCGGGCGCGGCGGCGCCGGGTTCCCCACCGCTCGCAAGCTGGACGCGATCGCCGCACGGCATGGCCGCCGCGTCGTCGTCGTCAACGCCATGGAGAGCGAACCGGCCAGCCGCAAGGACCAGTTCCTCATCGCCGTCGCGCCCCACCTCGTCCTCGACGGCGCCGAACTGGCCGCCGTGGCAGTCGGCGCGGACACCGTGCACGTGTGCCTGCCCCGCGACCGCGCTGCCCAGTACCGGCAGTTCGGCGCCGCCGTGGACGAGCGCCGACGCGCCCGCCCGAACCGGGTACGACTGCGTCTGCACGCCCTTCCGCACTCCTACGTCTCCAGCGAGTCGACCTCTCTGGTGCGCTGGCTCAACGGCGGCCCGGCCCGGCCCCAGGGTGGCACGCCACGCACGCACGAGCGGGGAGTCGGCCGACGCCCCACGCTGGTCCAGAACGCCGAGACCCTCGCTCATCTGGCCCTGGTCGCCCGCTACGGACCGGCCTGGTTCCGGCAGGCCGGCACGCCGGACGAGCCCGGCACCCTGCTCGTCACCGTCTCCGGAGCCGTCCGCGCCCCCGCCGTGCTGGAGGTGGCGCTGGGCACTCCGCTCGCCACGGTCCTCGACCAGGCCGACGGCGCCACGCAGCCGCTGCGGGCGGTCCTGCTCGGCGGGTTCGCCGGCACCTGGCTCCCCGCCGCGCATCTGCGCACTCCGCTCACCCGGCACGATCTGGCCCCGTTGGGCGCCACACCCGGCGCCGGCGTACTCGTCGCGCTGCCCGAGTCGTCCTGCGGCCTGGCCGAGACGGCCCGCGTCCTCACCTACCTGGCCGCGCACAGTGCCCGCCAGTGCGGCCCCTGCCGTCTCGGGCTGCCCGCCGTGGCCGAGGACTTCACCGCCCTGGCCACCGGACGGGCGGACTCTGCCCTGCTGTCCCGTCTGCGCCACCGTGTCGGCCTGCTGCCGGACCGGGGCGCCTGCCGCCATCCCGACGGCGCCGCCCGCCTCGCGGCCTCCGCACTGCACGCGTTCGCCGACGATGTCGACCACCACCTCGCCCACGGCACCTGCCCAGCCGCCCATCAGCCGCCCCGGCTCCCCGTGCCACCCGCCACCGCCACGGAGACCTGGCGATGA
- a CDS encoding ferric reductase-like transmembrane domain-containing protein: protein MTTLALTGSPLWYASRAGGTIALLLLTATVVLGISSGGRARPSRIARFELGVLHRNLSLLTLVFLVLHVVTAVLDPFVHLGWAVSVVPFGASYRPLWLGLGTAALDLLLAVAVTSGLRRRLGVRRWKAVHWLAYAAWPLALFHGVGTGTDTRLPLQLWLYAGCVGAVVAAVWWRLVKAAPGRVAGRLTAALAAAAVPVVLTAFLATGPLRPGWSQRAASTVILLGGGR, encoded by the coding sequence ATGACGACCCTGGCCCTGACCGGAAGCCCCCTGTGGTACGCCAGCCGCGCGGGCGGAACCATCGCCCTGCTGTTGCTCACCGCCACCGTGGTGCTCGGCATCAGCTCCGGCGGACGAGCCCGGCCGAGCCGGATCGCCCGCTTCGAGCTCGGCGTGCTGCACCGCAACCTGTCCCTGCTCACCCTGGTGTTCCTCGTCCTGCACGTGGTGACGGCGGTACTCGATCCGTTCGTCCACCTGGGGTGGGCGGTGTCCGTGGTGCCGTTCGGAGCCTCGTATCGACCACTGTGGCTCGGACTGGGCACGGCCGCGCTGGATCTGCTGCTGGCCGTCGCGGTCACCAGCGGGCTGCGCCGACGCCTGGGCGTGCGCCGCTGGAAGGCCGTGCACTGGCTGGCGTACGCGGCCTGGCCGCTCGCCCTCTTCCACGGGGTGGGCACCGGCACCGACACCCGGCTCCCCCTCCAGTTGTGGCTGTACGCGGGGTGCGTCGGCGCGGTGGTCGCGGCCGTGTGGTGGCGGCTGGTGAAGGCTGCCCCGGGGCGGGTCGCCGGGCGCCTGACGGCCGCCCTCGCCGCTGCCGCCGTACCTGTGGTGCTCACGGCGTTCCTCGCCACCGGGCCGCTGCGGCCCGGCTGGTCCCAACGCGCCGCCTCGACAGTGATCCTTCTCGGGGGTGGACGATGA